In Zingiber officinale cultivar Zhangliang chromosome 1A, Zo_v1.1, whole genome shotgun sequence, the DNA window CCAAAGCCTAACCAATGCCAGTCGCTGCCAAGCTCAAACTCACATACGCGCGAGGCACTCACCCAAAGTGAAAAAAAAAGCCAAAAGGTTAAAAAAGAAGatcagagaaaaaaaaacaaattaaaacaaGAGCATCAGCTCATTTAAAGCTTCTGTAGCCTTTTCTTTAGCACTCGTTGAATTGGTATTTTAAAAGTATGATATACGGGTGGCGATGCGAATGGAACCAGATgcgtgaagaaaaaaaaagatgctTTTTTTTGTTTCAACCTTTCTCTTCGCTGTTGCTCCTGCTGCCTTTTCAGAGTCGCGTACATGAGCGCAcgaaagagagagggagagagagggcgAGGGGGCAGAGTGGCACTGAATACCATGCCATAGCAATTGATGTTCTCGTCATGAATGATGCCTGTGTTTGTTTGTGTGTTTGTATGCTGTCTACTTCAATGGCGTAGGGACCAACAGTAAGGAAAAGTACCATGGCAAACTGAAGCTCTGACCTCCACACCAACACAGAGGCACATTCATCACCAACACATTGACACATTCATCACACAcacctctctctctttctctctctctctccctccctgAATCTATCTGTAGCCTAGAGAGACAAGGGCTACTGCTGCGACTTGCACTATCGAATTGGCTCTCGACTTTTATCTCTTGCTATCTAGATAGTGGATTTGGGTCAGCATTTGCTCAGTCTCGTTGCCTTGCACTGCTCTCTTGCTTACTCAGCTGCATGCCACACTATATCCTAATTAGAACCTCTGCTCTTGCAAGTACATGCCTATTATAATTCGCTAAATACAATGCTGAAGAGCATGCAGCAGGCGGGCTCTCGAAACAGATCGCCATGAGAAGAAGACATCTCCTTCTAGCTACCTATAtatatctctttcttttattaattaatcaaCCATTTGGAAAGCATTGCTTCTCCGGATCATGATCGAGCAAGCAATTTAATTAAGCTGAAATATTATTAGGAAGATAATGGATTAGTTATTTAATGaattagcatatatatatatatatatatatatatatatatatataaagatggCGATGATGATGAACATTGAACATAAAATATATTACAATCCAATTGCATGTCTCAATAGCACGACGTTCGATATTAATTTACATGCATCACCCAACAATATTAATTATATTTAGGAAGAGATAGAGAGAATTAAGGAGAAAATGGAGAAGAGGATCTATATAATATCGATCATTGGATTGGAAtgcaattatattaattaattgagttgtggCAATAAGTTGGAGGGAGGTAGATATAGCTAGCTAGCTAGATCTTTTCCCGGCGGTTACGGCCGTCGTTCGTCATGTCCTCCTCGCCCTCGGTGACCACCGACGACATGTAACTGACGACGAAGGAGTTGTTCTCCTCGGAGGCCGTCACCGCCGGCACTTGGAACTGCTGCCGGCAGGCGTAGCACGTGACCTGCAACAGCGCGGCGTTGATCTGCCTCACGGCGCCGTCGCGGATGGCGTGCGCCCGGCTGAGCTCCACCTGCGCCTGCTGCCGTATCCGCTTCGCGTTCTCCAGCTCGTGCTCGGCCAGCTCCAGCTGCCTCCTCGCCTGCTGCCTCGCCTCGTCGGCCAGCGACTTCTCCACCATCGCCCGCTTCAGCTGCTCCACCACCGACCCGTGATCGTTCTCGGAGCGGCGGGCGGGCTCCTCGTCGGCCGGGGGTCCGATCGAAAGCTGCAATCTCGTCGCATCCATCGCTTCCTCGGTCGCCGGAGACATTATTAACGCGGGGGCGGAGGAACCCGCAGGGCGGGTGTGAGCGGGAAGGAGTTGGAGCTCGTTGCGGCGGTGCGGGTGAATTACGGACCTAGAGGAAGACGGTTGATCGGCGCCGAGGTAGGGATGGATGGCCATTCTCAGGGCGGGCCCTGCGGGCCAAGTGCCGGGGGTGAAGTTGGTGTCGCTGGAGGGGCTAGGGCTGGAGGTCGTCCTGGACAAgcacgccgccgccgccgtcggcCCTACGTGGAGGTCCGGCCGAGCTCCGCCGGAAGTGCACGTGTCCTGGTGCTCGATGAAGCTCTCCACTCTGCATGTGGCGGCCGCGCCgatcattaaaaaataaaatttagctAGCCAAATAATTTACCAAGATCCAGCTGCCACATGAATATGTATATATAAATGTGGCAATAGATAGAAACACTCTCGAATGAGTTAAATTTCAATCAGCAAATTGAGAATGATCAGTTCTTTCATAATCATATCCATTTACAAAATTCTCTCAaatttgagagagagagagatggcaATTAAATGGCAGAAGAGGGAAAGCAGCTTAGTATTGGGAATTGTGTGTGATCGTCTGCTGCAACTGGAGATCAATTTAGGAAACCCTATCAAGATGCGTacgatatatttataaatataaattgatCTAAAGATCTGGATCCTGGCTTAAAtagatagtaaaaaaaaaaaaaaaaaaaagaatgcggATGCGCGCAGGAGGAAattaaagagaaaagaaaattaatgattaaaactaagatttaattaattaattagttggaaaaaggaagagagagagagagagagagagagggagagatatTAATGAATTGGACCTGGAGAAGACGCGGCCGCAGTCGCAGGAGTGGCCGCGGGTGCCGCAGGTCTTGAGGTGCGCCTTGTAGTCGGACTGGACGGCGTAGGCCTTGGAGCACTTGGCGCAGACCCACTGGCGGTGGTTGCTGTGCTTGCGGCGGAAGTGCTTCTTGATGCCGACCAAATCGCCGAGGGCGTggcaggggtcgtggtgcaggcAGCTCGGCTCCGGGCACACGAACACCCGCTTCCGCACCTCCGACGCCTCCCGCTTCAGCAGCTTCCACGGCACCTTGTGCCGCCGCCGGTGCATCTGCAGGTTCTGGTCCCGCTGGAACCCCTGGTTGCAGATCTCGCACACGTACCGGTCCGACTCCAGCAGCGTCCGCGGCGACAGCGACACCACCTCCGCGTCCGgatctatatttatatatatatacacacacacatccCGGCCGACGATCgatcaattcaattcaattcccgATCACACAAAGACAAAGACAAAGACAAAGGCAAATCGAAGAGTACTAACTAACTAATCGACTcaaacattaattaattaattaactaactaaCCTGGAGTCCCCGCCGGCCGCCGCTTTTTCTTGCCTCCCCCCACATTGAAGCCGAGCGGAGACGGAGGAGCCGGCGACGGAGAGCCTAACATTGAACTACCTACCTAGCGATATGGATCGCGCAAAATAGTGAGCGAGTGAGCTATAAGTAGGCAGAGAACGGCCAAGGCCCAAGAAGAAAGGGAAGTTCTCAGGCCAGCCTTCCTCAAGAATCTTGTTTTGTGTGTTTGGAAGCGAGCTAGATATCTATGTAACACAGGAAGACAGCTTTGTAACAGCTACAAGCTCAATTCAATTGAGGAGATccataacaataataataatattattattattattattattatttggggaAGATCGAGATGGAATTGGTCTTGTAATGgtgagaggaggaggaggagactgATGATGATCTTTCAGAaggagagaaggagagaaaagagagaaagagaagacaATTAAATTGGGAGTACTGAAGGTCCACCACTACGGAGGGGATTGGGACAAAGAACAAACATCCCCACAAAGAAACAAAAGCCACCATAATTTCATCGCTACTTCCATCAGTATAAATTGCATGCATTAATGCAGGCCTGTCTCCAAATACACGTGAGATCTCTTTCtccctctattttttttttttctcttccttctttctttcaCTTATTTAttacaattattattattatttttaattttattttgccgTACGCATAGGAAATATACGATATTATTGCTACTATTTCTGAGAGTATGAGTATCAGGTACACTTGCGCAGACGTCAAGGAGTGTTTTTTTCGAGATGTTTGATAGATTTCCTCTTCCTCTATTAttgaataataatattattgttattattaataaaaaaatgatgaatTTTGTTTTGTGGAGTTTTTTTATGTTGGATGCCTTTTTCTTTCTGGGCAAACCGTGACATGTGGCCAATGAAAAAGTGTATTTGATGATGCAGGAAATACATGCATCTCCGATGGCGATTTACCAGGCCAATTATTAATGTACCGCTAGCTGCAATATTATCATATAATTGAATGATTAAATAGCTatcgacaaaaaaaaaaaaaaagagagagataaTAATAAATTCATTGTTGGATGAGAGGAAATGAGGATGCTATTGCATCAAGGCAATGTTATTATCTTTGAGTAATTGACAAGGTCTCTTACGTCTAACATCGAACCATCTGTGATTAGTCATATTTCACTCATTGGTCCATGTGCACTCGAGCACACACTAGATGGGATATTTCATTCGCAATGATATTGGATGATGAATGTTATTTCTATTGTTTAGGGTCGTGAATGAATCAAATGTTCATGAGTATGTTTGATGTTCAATttggtaaaaaaattttatattcatttaatatgcacaagatcaattaaatgaataaatttgaataattatttGTTAAATTAAATGAACCCGTTTTAACACATTTGTGAACAAATATTATGAACTGTTCACGGATAAAGTTTATGAATCATCTTCATAAATAGAATTCTtatcaatttattaaataaacaaaaaatctttcaaaatgagCTCAAcaatcaatcaaataagtttagagatgtaaaagttttaaaaaaatcaaataaacttgaattgaaaGTTCGATAACatataaatgaaccaaactcaaaCTTGTAAAAAAAATTGTCTTTTATTTTAGGTGTGATTCAGTTCCCTTATCAAATAATTAAGCTTGAACACAACAGAATTTGACTTGGCTTAGCTCATGTACAATCCTATTTTTGTCTATGTCTTatttttcatcttcctcttgtaTTAGCCTCTTTGTTGTctattttttcttccttttttgtaACGCTCTCCTCCACTTTTCATCTTGctcttttatttatatttatgttgCTTGGACCTTGATGTTACTCTTGAGCAACCATTGAGCTAGACAATGTTCCCCTTCGTTGAGgtgattaattagattttatgAATGGAGGGATATTTTGGATTTTTATGTGCGGCTAAAATTTGAGATATATATAGTTTAGTTGACTATTATGTTTGGATTAATTTGACATAATGTATTGTATCAATTCGGAATGAATGTGACTATGATGTGCATTAATTGCATGTTATGATTATGGGgttgcaatatatatatatatatatatatataggtttcTATCCACTTTTATATGTTTATAAATTTCAAACTAATTAAGGGTAATGACCATGCCATAAAAATAACTCTcattgatttttattataattaagtttTGTATGGTGAATAATATTTGCTTATGATAATTTTTATTGTCATATATATTCTTTTTTAGTACAATATTCATCTTATATGCACTAACTTTCTTAGCATAAATCTATATATTAAACATAATGAATCAAAATAGCAAATTATTAAAGATGTATTGCTTTTCTTTACAATAACAATAACATTTGAATCGTACTCATTTATCATTGAACTAAGCAAATGTTGATATTCTATATATAGAGTCCctgtatgtttttatgttttatCATCCTTGGTCACATAGCAAAACTCAACTCGAAAAATAATTAATGTGATACgagacttaaaaaaaatttatgaaattatacTTACTAGATTTCTCCATGGTAAAAATAGATAGGTTGTGTTAGATCTTATCCATTTATGATTCAAATTTACTAGGAACTTTCGGTCTAATCATTTCGTCTCATTTTTCCACATGGTGTCATTTACTTAGCATGATTGGATGTGTATTGTCATTGATCAACAAAGGACTTATCGGCGAAAATTTCGGTACTACACCAAGTTAATTGTTTTCTCCCCACAACTGTGAATATTTACTTAAGAGacatagaaataataataaaaatactcTTGCAATTATCAAAATCTTCCAtttcaatttaatatataaactCTTTTTTTCAATATCACAATGCCCAAATCTCAAAGGAAGAAGTGGAGTAATAAAAACTTTGTGAAACAAGTTTCAGAATAGCAATTAATGCATTCATCTCGATCGATCAGTTCTTCCtaccatttaattaatatttattttcacGTTTCAAATTTGTTCTTTTTCACCTCTGTCTCTCAAATGTCGTATTATTATTTTACAGAATTTAAATCTCTATTAATGATAGTCTAGATTAACAATAGCATTAACTCCaaataaaactatatatatatacatgattgcaacaagaagaagagttgaAGGACAGCATGGGGACTGTGTGTGTGTGTCATGTTTGGTGGTAGCTGGATATATGTGAACAAAAGCAGACGATGCCCCACAGCTAGCGAAGCTCATGCCATTATTATTCCACACCAGATTAACTAGCTAGCTTAATCCCAAAGTTATAGCCAATAAAcagtaattaataaatataattccACAAACTCTAGATCTCCTCCCtgatctctctttctctctctctgtGCATCAGtgcatgcacacacacacaatgATAGTTTTGCTTCACCAGCTGACACTGTGGAAGCCTCGTCTCATTGGTTGATCTTGGCGGTGACTTTAATGTCCCCTTAGCTTTACAACCATATCCATGTGTTAAAAGGTGATTAATGGattccctccctctctcttcttCCCCCTTTCTTTCTTTAGACTAATTTCTCATGCATGCCCTCTCTTCTGTACGTACGTGTATACGTATGTACAACAATATATTAACAGCAATTAGCCAGTTCACAGTTAGTTTAAGCACTACTACAGTGGTTAAGTCgctagctatatatatatatagactcaAAAGTTGGCCTTTCTGCGTGCGCCTACTGTTCTACTTTGGCCTTTCCGGTGGTTGAAGGTGGAAGGAGGATCTCGACACATGCATCATGTCCTTTGCAATCATCCGTCCCATATACTGCATCCCTGAATCGAATCATGCCTTGTTAATAACCCTAAAGacatgatttatatatatatatatatgttggctCAGAATCAAAGATTCGCACACACGcacaaagcaaagaagaaagaaaagagaaacacAGAGCAGTGccttcacaaaaataaacttgcaGTGAATTGATTTCTACGTACATCTGTGATGTATTTATACACAAAAGTTGATAAGAATTAATACTACGAGATGCAACAAAATAGGAAACGAAATAGGAAAGATCCATACAAATAGGGAAGACTGAGTAAAAGAATTATCAAAAAAACGACGTGGGGATAAGGCTTATTATGTCAGGATTATTTTCTCACATTACTCCCCCTAATCCTGACATTGTTGTAAATCACGGACGCCGAGTAATTGTCGCATCGCAGCTAACTTCACTCCTGACAATGCTTTAGTTAATACATCGGCTCGCTGTTCTCCGGTATTAACGAACTCAACCTCAATCTGTCCCTTTTCAACAcattctctgataaaatgaaaTTTTGTATCTATATGTTTGCTTCGACCATGGAATACCGGATTCTTCATGAGAGCTATGGCAGATTTATTATCAACAAATAATGTTACCGGCTTCGGCTCTACACCGGTTAATTCGCTTGCAAGGCTCTTTAACCATAAAGCATGACAGGCTGCAGTTGTGGCTGCCATGAACTCTGCCTCACAAGATGAAAGTGCCACTGTCTTCTGCTTCTGTGAATTCCAAGACACCAAGCTTTCATTAAGATAGAAAGCCattccacttgtacttttccttcCATCAAGATCACCAGCTAAATCACTATCCGAGTAGCCGAATATACAAAATTCCTGAGGTCCTTTTATGTAAACAAGCCCAAAATGGATTGTACCTTTCAAATACCTGAGAATTTGTTTGACCACCTTGTGGTGCATAATTGTGGGTCTCTCCATGTATCTGCTCGCCATTCCGACAGAATATGACAGGTCCGGCCGTGTATGTAACAAATATCTCAGGCAACCAATGAGGCGCCTATACTCCGTGGCGTCAATTGGAGTCCCTTCCAAGTCTTTATGCAGCTGTGTCTTGGGTTCCATTGGATGCTTTGTGGCGTTGCAATCTGCCATCTTGAAATGAGATAGAATTTTCTTGGCATAAGCTGATTGTCTAAGTAAAATCCGATTCTTCTGTTGTTCCACTTCAATCCCTAAGTAGTAGGAGAGAAGACCCAAATCACTCATATCAAATTCTGCCATCATTTGTTGTTTGAACTTGTTGATGTTTTCTGTGCTACTTCCTGTCACGATGAGATCATCGACATATACTCCAACAAGTATACTTACTTCTCCTTTACGCCTTGTATATACTGCATGTTCTTGCGTACATTTTTTGAAGCCAAGCTCTTCTAGACTCCTGTTCAGTCGTATGTTCCAGGCTCGTGGAGCTTGCCGCAGTCCATAGAGAGCTTTGGACAATCTGTACACCTTATCTTTCTGATTTGGTACTTCAAATCCTTCCGGTTGATTgacatatatttcttcttctaactctccaTTGAGAAATGCTGACTTCACATCTAGATGGTGTACCTCCCAGCTTTGATTTGCTGCAAGCGCAAGAATTACTCGAACAGTATCAAGTCTAGCGACAGGTGCAAATACCTCTTCAAAGTCGATGCCGTGTCTTTGTACATAGCCTTTCGCCACTAACCTTGCTTTATGCTTAATGACTTTCCCATCTGCATCTTTCTTCAGTTTGAACACCCACTTTAGGCCGATAGGTTTGTGGCCTAATGGGAGTTCAGTTAGGGTCCAAGTCTTGTTCATCTTGATAGACTTCAGTTCCTCCTCCATTGCTTTGTACCAGCAAGCCTCGGTTGCAGCCTCTTGGTAACATGTCGGCTCTTCAGACATCACCATCATCACCTCTTCATTAATACCAACAATTTCCTCAGTGTTGGCGTAGATATCGGCAAGGGATCTATAACGGACTGGTCCTTCATAAGACTCGGGTGTATTTGATTCCGAAGATGAGGTAGCTGCATAGGCGTTCGATGATGGTGTAGATGGACTTGATACACTTGTCATGGGCACCACGGCTTCTGATGGTGGTGTGACATCTTCCACTCCTGCCTCAGTATCTGCTGCAACAATCGGCT includes these proteins:
- the LOC122038797 gene encoding protein indeterminate-domain 16-like, producing the protein MLGSPSPAPPSPLGFNVGGGKKKRRPAGTPDPDAEVVSLSPRTLLESDRYVCEICNQGFQRDQNLQMHRRRHKVPWKLLKREASEVRKRVFVCPEPSCLHHDPCHALGDLVGIKKHFRRKHSNHRQWVCAKCSKAYAVQSDYKAHLKTCGTRGHSCDCGRVFSRVESFIEHQDTCTSGGARPDLHVGPTAAAACLSRTTSSPSPSSDTNFTPGTWPAGPALRMAIHPYLGADQPSSSRSVIHPHRRNELQLLPAHTRPAGSSAPALIMSPATEEAMDATRLQLSIGPPADEEPARRSENDHGSVVEQLKRAMVEKSLADEARQQARRQLELAEHELENAKRIRQQAQVELSRAHAIRDGAVRQINAALLQVTCYACRQQFQVPAVTASEENNSFVVSYMSSVVTEGEEDMTNDGRNRREKI